A single Drechmeria coniospora strain ARSEF 6962 chromosome 03, whole genome shotgun sequence DNA region contains:
- a CDS encoding translation machinery-associated protein 20 produces the protein MPAQSDQCSAARLASVSFAADRARRSIQAAPKQKLKSSVQRSLRQSLLSTYPLLTPHIDEILPKKASLSSMKLPDRNTLYVLDAEPLFYQQDTAVLIPHLRLVHRFPQGFPTIRIDRGAIRFVLSGATLMAPGLTSKGGRLPIEGALKQLPEGQEMDQRVDDDGRWSRELAKGEPVVIMAEGKEEACAVGTLVVGTDEVKAKGKGPVVEDAHFLGDGLWNLGKE, from the coding sequence ATGCCCGCGCAGTCAGATCAATGCTCGGCAGCTCGCCTTGCTTCCGTCTCGTTCGCTGCTGACCGAGCTCGCCGCAGCATTCAAGCCGCCCCCAAGCAGAAGCTCAAGTCTTCGGTCCAGCGCTCCCTCCGACAGTCGCTCCTCTCGACCTACCCGCTCCTCACACCGCACATTGACGAGATTCTGCCGAAAAAGGCCTCGCTCTCGAGCATGAAGCTGCCCGACCGCAACACCCTctacgtcctcgacgccgaacCGCTCTTCTACCAGCAGGACACGGCCGTGCTCATCCCCCACCTGCGTCTCGTCCACCGTTTCCCCCAGGGCTTCCCCACGATTCGTATCGATCGCGGCGCCATCCGCTTCGTCCTCTCGGGCGCCACCCTCATGGCCCCAGGCCTAACTTCCAAAGGCGGCCGACTACCGATCGAAGGTGCACTGAAGCAGCTCCCGGAGGGACAGGAGATGGATCagcgcgtcgacgatgacggtaGGTGGAGTCGCGAGCTGGCCAAGGGGGAACCGGTCGTGATCatggccgagggcaaggaagAGGCCTGCGCTGtcggcaccctcgtcgtcggcacggACGAGGTCAAGGCAAAGGGCAAagggcccgtcgtcgaggatgcacACTTCCTGGGAGATGGCCTCTGGAATCTTGGCAAGGAGTGA